The Rhodopseudomonas palustris genome window below encodes:
- a CDS encoding Bax inhibitor-1/YccA family protein — MSDLDRNYASPFGRAAGRVDSAAVDAGLRSYMLRIYNYMTIGLAITGLAALGVYMGAVTPDAAGAAGKIGNTYLTTFGVAMFASPLKWVFILAPLAMVFAISFGINRLKPATAQLLFWAFAALMGISLSSIFLVYTHTSIVRVFFITAASFGALSLYGYTTKRDMTGMGSFLIMGLFGVIIASVVNLFVASSMLQFIVSVVGVLVFAGLTAYDTQRLKNDYMYGYASEGGDVAERAAITGALSLYLNFINLFTLLLQLLGQKE; from the coding sequence ATGTCGGACTTGGACCGTAACTACGCCTCTCCCTTCGGCCGGGCCGCCGGACGCGTCGACAGCGCGGCCGTCGATGCTGGCCTGCGCTCCTATATGCTGCGCATCTACAACTACATGACGATCGGCCTGGCCATCACCGGCCTGGCGGCGCTCGGCGTCTATATGGGCGCCGTGACCCCGGATGCGGCCGGTGCGGCCGGCAAGATCGGCAACACCTACCTGACGACCTTCGGCGTGGCGATGTTCGCCAGCCCGCTGAAGTGGGTGTTCATCCTGGCGCCGCTCGCCATGGTGTTCGCGATCTCGTTCGGCATCAACCGGCTGAAGCCGGCGACCGCGCAATTGCTGTTCTGGGCCTTCGCGGCCTTGATGGGCATCTCGCTGTCGTCGATCTTCCTGGTGTATACGCACACCTCGATCGTGCGGGTGTTCTTCATCACCGCGGCGTCGTTCGGTGCGCTGAGCCTCTACGGCTACACCACCAAGCGTGACATGACCGGGATGGGCTCGTTCCTGATCATGGGCCTGTTCGGCGTCATCATCGCCAGCGTGGTCAACTTGTTCGTCGCCTCGTCGATGCTGCAGTTCATCGTCTCGGTGGTCGGCGTGCTGGTGTTCGCGGGCCTCACCGCCTACGACACCCAGCGGCTGAAGAACGACTACATGTACGGCTACGCCTCGGAAGGCGGCGACGTGGCGGAGCGCGCCGCGATCACCGGCGCCCTGTCGCTGTACCTGAACTTCATCAACCTGTTCACGCTGCTGCTGCAGTTGCTGGGACAGAAAGAGTAA
- a CDS encoding ABC transporter permease, with translation MTLVADPLAKSAPQSRGWSLPLRYALREMRGGLNGFYVFIACIALGVMAIAGVGSVAASLGEGLAREGRTLLGGDVAFSLIQREATPQELGYLRDRAPVSVAASMRGMARTAEGASALVEIKAVDSLYPMLGELKLDPPLPLADVLAERDGAFGAAADAAFLARLDLKIGDRVSVGSAAFQIRSVVASEPDKLAGNPGFGPRFLISEDALRATQLLQPGSLVRWIYRVRLPDNRADDKAAQDFADATRAALPQAGWEIRSRGNASPQLERTITRFTQFLTLVGLAALLVGGVGVANAVKSHIDRRRDVIAAFKALGATGRDVFSIYLTQVLVLATIGSLIGLALGAALPFVIVGAFGKLLPLPVVAALHPEELALALVYGLLTALAFGLWPLAQVRDVPVATLFREAATAEAHRPKLRHIVWIGVVIALLLAVVIGLAYDKRVAIAFVVAAILMFALLRGVAAGLMAIARRLPRSRITMLRLAIANIHRPSALTPSVVLSLGLGLAVLVTISQIDGNLRRQFLAALPEKAPTFFFIDIPSSETEQFGAFLKQAAPNATLEDVPMLRGRIVAARGVRAEDLKPGQDAEWVLQSDRGLTYAAEMPAGSKVIEGHWWPKDYDGKPLVSFEKKLADGLGLKIGDSVTVNVLGREISATISNLRSVDWQSLGINFVLVFSPNTFRGAPHTHIATLTETGSTVASDAALIKQVADKFPMVTSVRVREALETVGGVVANLALAVRGASSVTLISAILVLGGALAAGHRHRVYDAVILKTLGATRGRLIGAFALEYMMIGLATAVFGVIAGSAAAWLIVTRLMSLSFTWQAGSAAGVVVAALVVTVGLGLVGTLLALNQKPASVLRNL, from the coding sequence ATGACGCTGGTCGCCGATCCGCTCGCCAAATCCGCGCCGCAGTCGCGCGGCTGGTCGCTGCCGTTGCGCTATGCGCTGCGCGAGATGCGCGGCGGTCTCAACGGGTTCTACGTCTTCATCGCCTGCATCGCGCTCGGCGTGATGGCGATCGCCGGCGTCGGCTCGGTCGCCGCCAGCCTCGGCGAAGGGCTGGCCCGCGAAGGCCGCACCCTGCTCGGCGGCGATGTCGCGTTCTCGCTGATCCAGCGCGAGGCGACGCCGCAAGAGCTCGGCTATCTGCGCGACCGCGCGCCGGTCTCGGTCGCGGCGTCGATGCGCGGCATGGCGCGCACCGCCGAAGGCGCCTCGGCGCTGGTCGAGATCAAGGCGGTCGACAGCCTCTATCCGATGCTCGGCGAGCTGAAACTCGATCCGCCGCTGCCGCTCGCCGACGTGCTGGCGGAGCGCGATGGCGCGTTCGGCGCCGCGGCCGACGCCGCGTTTCTCGCCCGGCTCGACCTCAAGATCGGGGACCGCGTCAGCGTCGGCAGCGCCGCGTTCCAGATCCGCAGCGTGGTCGCCTCCGAGCCGGACAAGCTCGCCGGCAATCCCGGCTTCGGGCCGCGCTTCCTGATCAGCGAGGATGCGCTGCGCGCCACGCAATTGCTCCAGCCCGGCAGCCTGGTGCGCTGGATCTATCGCGTCCGGCTGCCCGACAACCGCGCCGACGATAAAGCCGCGCAGGATTTCGCCGACGCCACCCGCGCGGCGCTGCCGCAGGCCGGCTGGGAAATCCGCAGCCGCGGCAACGCCTCGCCGCAGCTCGAGCGCACCATCACCCGCTTCACCCAGTTTCTGACGCTGGTCGGCCTCGCCGCGCTGCTGGTCGGCGGCGTCGGCGTCGCCAACGCGGTGAAGAGCCACATCGATCGCCGCCGCGACGTGATCGCGGCATTCAAGGCGCTCGGCGCTACCGGCCGCGACGTGTTCTCGATCTATCTGACCCAGGTGCTGGTACTGGCGACGATCGGCTCGCTGATCGGACTCGCGCTCGGCGCCGCGCTGCCGTTCGTCATTGTCGGCGCCTTCGGCAAGCTGCTGCCGCTGCCGGTGGTGGCGGCGCTGCATCCCGAAGAACTGGCGCTGGCGCTGGTCTACGGCCTGCTCACCGCGCTCGCCTTCGGGCTGTGGCCGCTGGCGCAGGTGCGCGACGTGCCTGTGGCGACGCTGTTCCGCGAAGCCGCCACCGCCGAGGCGCATCGACCAAAACTGCGGCACATCGTCTGGATCGGCGTGGTGATCGCGCTGCTGCTCGCGGTGGTGATCGGACTCGCTTACGACAAGCGCGTCGCGATCGCCTTCGTGGTCGCCGCAATCCTGATGTTCGCGCTGCTGCGCGGCGTCGCCGCGGGGTTGATGGCGATCGCGCGGCGGCTGCCGCGCTCGCGCATCACCATGCTGCGGCTGGCGATCGCCAACATCCATCGCCCCAGCGCGCTGACCCCCTCGGTTGTGCTGTCGCTCGGCCTCGGCCTCGCGGTGCTGGTCACGATCTCGCAGATCGACGGCAATCTGCGGCGGCAATTCCTCGCCGCGCTGCCCGAGAAGGCGCCGACCTTCTTCTTCATCGACATCCCGTCCAGCGAGACCGAGCAATTCGGCGCCTTCCTGAAGCAGGCTGCGCCGAACGCCACGCTCGAGGACGTGCCGATGCTGCGCGGCCGGATCGTCGCCGCGCGCGGCGTTCGCGCCGAGGATCTCAAGCCGGGGCAGGACGCCGAATGGGTGCTGCAGAGCGACCGCGGCCTCACTTATGCGGCCGAGATGCCGGCAGGCTCCAAGGTCATCGAAGGCCATTGGTGGCCCAAGGACTATGACGGCAAGCCGCTGGTCTCGTTCGAGAAAAAGCTCGCCGACGGGCTCGGCCTGAAGATCGGCGATAGCGTCACGGTGAACGTGCTCGGTCGCGAGATCTCCGCGACCATCAGCAATCTGCGCAGCGTCGACTGGCAGAGCCTCGGCATCAATTTCGTGCTGGTGTTCTCGCCCAACACGTTTCGCGGCGCGCCGCACACGCACATTGCGACACTGACCGAGACCGGCAGCACGGTGGCGAGCGACGCCGCCCTGATCAAGCAGGTGGCGGACAAATTCCCGATGGTGACCAGCGTCCGCGTCCGCGAGGCGCTGGAGACGGTCGGCGGCGTGGTGGCCAATCTGGCCTTGGCGGTGCGCGGCGCCAGTTCGGTGACGCTGATCTCGGCGATCCTGGTGCTCGGCGGCGCGCTCGCCGCCGGCCATCGCCACCGCGTCTATGACGCCGTGATCCTGAAGACGCTCGGGGCCACCCGCGGCCGGCTGATCGGGGCCTTTGCGCTCGAATACATGATGATCGGGCTCGCCACCGCGGTGTTCGGGGTGATCGCCGGCTCTGCCGCCGCGTGGCTGATCGTCACACGACTGATGTCGCTGAGCTTCACCTGGCAGGCCGGCTCCGCCGCCGGCGTGGTGGTGGCCGCCCTGGTTGTGACCGTCGGCCTCGGCCTGGTCGGGACCCTGCTGGCGTTGAACCAGAAACCGGCGTCCGTGCTGCGGAATCTGTAG
- a CDS encoding ABC transporter ATP-binding protein: protein MDSFIEPSSRPGTTPDTISISNVNLSLGSGAARVHILKDISLRVAPGEAIGLIGPSGSGKSTLLMVMAGLERPDSGEVVVSGTAFNGLSEDALARFRGRQVGIVFQSFHLIPTMTALENVAVPLELAGAPDAAERAARELDSVGLGERLHHYPTQLSGGEQQRVALARALAPDPTILVADEPTGNLDEATGRQIVDLLFTKHAERGMTLVLVTHDTSLAQRCDRVVRLRSGAIDTTMPGNARARSA, encoded by the coding sequence ATGGACAGCTTCATCGAACCCTCGTCGCGGCCCGGCACCACGCCGGACACCATCTCCATTTCGAACGTCAATCTGTCGCTGGGCAGTGGCGCCGCGCGGGTGCACATCCTCAAGGATATCAGCCTCCGCGTCGCACCCGGCGAGGCGATCGGCCTGATCGGCCCGTCGGGATCCGGCAAATCCACCCTGCTGATGGTGATGGCCGGGCTGGAGCGGCCCGACAGCGGTGAGGTGGTGGTCAGCGGCACCGCTTTCAATGGCCTCAGCGAGGACGCATTGGCGCGCTTCCGCGGCCGCCAGGTCGGCATCGTCTTCCAGTCCTTTCATCTGATCCCGACCATGACCGCGCTGGAGAACGTCGCAGTGCCGCTCGAACTCGCCGGCGCCCCGGACGCGGCTGAGCGGGCGGCGCGCGAGCTGGATTCGGTGGGACTTGGCGAACGGCTGCATCATTATCCGACGCAGCTCTCCGGCGGCGAGCAGCAGCGCGTCGCCCTGGCGCGGGCGCTGGCGCCCGATCCGACCATCCTGGTGGCCGACGAGCCGACCGGCAATCTCGACGAGGCGACCGGCCGGCAGATCGTCGACCTCTTGTTCACCAAACACGCCGAACGCGGCATGACGCTGGTGCTGGTGACCCACGACACCTCGCTGGCGCAGCGCTGCGACCGCGTGGTCAGGCTGCGCTCCGGGGCGATCGACACAACAATGCCGGGCAATGCCCGGGCGCGATCGGCCTGA
- a CDS encoding arylesterase, translated as MPHAFAQPAVKPLKVVVLGDSLSAGYGLPADAAFPAKLQKALQAKGIATEMINAGVSGDTASGGLARLDWSVPADTDAVIVELGANDALRGTDPKVPQQALEEIVKRLKARKIAVLLCGMLAPPNYGPDYARQFNAIYPDLAKKYDVPLYPFFLDGVAAVASLNQPDGIHPTAAGIDLVVANILPTIEAFLRSAAGQNG; from the coding sequence ATGCCACACGCCTTCGCGCAGCCGGCCGTGAAGCCCCTGAAAGTGGTGGTGCTGGGTGATTCGCTGTCCGCCGGTTACGGATTACCGGCCGACGCGGCGTTTCCGGCCAAGCTGCAGAAAGCACTGCAGGCCAAGGGGATCGCGACCGAGATGATCAACGCCGGGGTGTCGGGCGACACCGCCAGCGGCGGGCTCGCGCGGCTGGATTGGTCGGTGCCGGCGGATACGGACGCGGTGATCGTCGAGCTCGGCGCCAATGACGCGCTGCGCGGCACCGATCCCAAGGTCCCGCAACAGGCGCTGGAGGAGATCGTCAAGCGTTTGAAAGCGCGGAAGATCGCGGTGCTGTTGTGCGGGATGCTGGCGCCGCCGAATTACGGACCGGACTACGCCAGGCAGTTCAACGCGATCTATCCCGATCTGGCGAAAAAATACGACGTGCCGCTGTACCCGTTCTTCCTCGACGGCGTCGCGGCGGTGGCGAGCCTCAATCAGCCGGACGGCATCCACCCGACCGCCGCGGGCATCGACCTCGTGGTCGCGAACATCCTGCCCACGATCGAGGCATTCCTCCGATCGGCCGCTGGGCAGAACGGCTGA
- the thpR gene encoding RNA 2',3'-cyclic phosphodiesterase — MPRLFTGLEIPAEVTQTLSHLRGGLPGARWVDPENYHLTLRFIGDIDGVTANEIASTLFRVNRKPFEVQLQGLASFGGRKPRAVVASVVPSKPLIELQAELERLLQRVGLDPEGRKFTPHVTLAWLRDASCQDVADYLSLRGYFPAKVFKAERFVLYSSRASTGGGPYVVEAPYELRSAAEARAVRTA, encoded by the coding sequence ATGCCGCGTTTATTCACTGGACTTGAGATTCCCGCCGAGGTCACCCAGACCTTGTCCCATCTCCGCGGCGGCCTTCCCGGCGCCCGCTGGGTCGATCCGGAAAACTATCACCTCACGCTGCGCTTCATCGGCGACATCGACGGCGTCACCGCCAACGAGATCGCCTCGACGCTGTTTCGGGTCAACCGCAAACCGTTCGAAGTGCAATTGCAGGGGCTGGCGAGCTTCGGCGGGCGCAAGCCACGCGCGGTGGTGGCGTCGGTGGTGCCGTCGAAGCCGCTGATCGAATTGCAGGCCGAACTGGAGCGGCTGCTGCAGCGGGTCGGGCTCGATCCCGAAGGTCGCAAATTCACCCCGCATGTCACGCTGGCCTGGCTGCGCGACGCCTCCTGTCAGGACGTCGCGGATTATCTGTCGCTGCGCGGCTATTTCCCGGCCAAGGTGTTCAAGGCCGAGCGCTTCGTGCTGTATTCGTCGCGGGCCTCGACCGGCGGCGGGCCGTATGTCGTCGAGGCGCCGTACGAGCTCAGATCCGCCGCCGAGGCCCGAGCCGTCCGAACTGCATAG
- the zapE gene encoding cell division protein ZapE, translating to MSPPLSFRQHYQSLVASGAIEADPAQARAVEAFGALDDTLAGYKPPKKQGFLGRLFGGGEPDKPPRGLYVHGEVGRGKTMLMDLFFDASPVAHKRRAHFHEFMAEAHERINAFRQNIKRGEIPDGDVIGLTAASIFDEAWLLCFDEFHVTDIADAMILSRLFGKLFELGTVVVATSNVAPDNLYKGGLNRALFVPFIGQVKQHMEVLRLDARTDYRLEKFAGMKVWLAPDDAEATAALDRAWSRITGGAAGKPRDISIKGRHLHVPKSDHHVARFDFADLCQKPLGASDYLRLAHEYHTLLIDHVPAMDYADRNAAKRFIALIDTLYDNAVKLMASAAAEPADLYRASEGYEAMEFNRTVSRLIEMGSESYLALPHGRSDSLASGATTGLVET from the coding sequence ATGTCCCCGCCGCTCTCGTTCCGTCAGCATTATCAGTCCCTGGTCGCCTCCGGTGCGATCGAAGCCGACCCCGCCCAGGCGCGCGCGGTCGAAGCCTTCGGCGCGCTCGACGACACCCTGGCAGGCTACAAGCCGCCGAAAAAGCAGGGCTTTCTCGGCCGACTGTTCGGCGGCGGCGAGCCCGACAAGCCGCCGCGCGGGCTCTACGTCCATGGCGAGGTCGGCCGCGGCAAGACCATGCTGATGGATCTGTTCTTCGATGCGAGCCCGGTGGCGCACAAGCGCCGCGCGCATTTCCACGAATTCATGGCCGAGGCGCACGAGCGCATCAACGCCTTCCGGCAGAACATCAAACGCGGCGAAATCCCCGACGGCGACGTGATCGGGCTGACCGCGGCGTCGATTTTCGACGAAGCGTGGCTGCTGTGCTTCGATGAATTCCACGTGACCGACATCGCCGACGCGATGATCCTGTCGCGGCTGTTCGGCAAGCTGTTCGAACTCGGCACGGTCGTCGTCGCGACGTCGAACGTCGCGCCCGACAATCTCTACAAAGGCGGCCTCAACCGCGCGCTGTTCGTGCCGTTCATCGGCCAGGTCAAACAGCACATGGAGGTGCTGCGGCTCGACGCTCGCACCGATTATCGGCTGGAGAAATTCGCCGGGATGAAGGTCTGGCTGGCGCCGGACGATGCGGAGGCGACCGCCGCGCTGGATCGCGCCTGGAGCCGGATCACCGGCGGCGCTGCGGGCAAGCCGCGCGACATCTCGATCAAGGGCCGGCATCTGCACGTGCCGAAATCCGACCATCACGTCGCGCGGTTCGATTTCGCCGACCTGTGCCAGAAGCCGCTCGGTGCGTCCGACTATCTGCGGCTTGCGCATGAATACCACACGCTGCTGATCGACCACGTGCCGGCGATGGATTACGCCGACCGCAACGCCGCCAAGCGCTTCATCGCGCTGATCGACACGCTGTACGACAATGCCGTGAAGCTGATGGCCTCGGCCGCAGCCGAGCCGGCCGACCTGTACCGCGCTTCCGAGGGCTACGAGGCGATGGAATTCAACCGTACGGTGTCGCGCCTGATCGAGATGGGCTCGGAATCGTACCTGGCGCTGCCGCACGGCCGCAGCGACTCGCTCGCCTCCGGCGCCACGACCGGCCTGGTCGAAACCTAG